In Peromyscus eremicus chromosome X, PerEre_H2_v1, whole genome shotgun sequence, the sequence cacgtttttgaattttttttattcatgttgCCCAGGGAGGGCACCCAGTATTGTCACAGTGCAACTGCTCAGATGTATTGGTAAATGCGATCACAGTTGTACAGTTCCGCAGCCTGACGGTGAGGGTGGCCCAGCTGGGGTGGAATTGCTGCCGGGGAGAGGACGATGGAGGGGAGTCTAAGGAGTTCTCAGCTTACAGGTTAACGAGAAGCCAGTCTAGCAGTTGCTTTCTAGCCATGTTGCCCACGGCTTCATCCAGTTGGCGCTCCTTGGCGAACTTCATGACTTCCTGAAGAAGATCTCCGACACTGTACCCTTTCTCTGCTGCCTTGGCTGAAACTTCAGGGAGCTGTGGAGAGAGCAGAGTTGGCTTGATTTAGTCTGATACTTTTTAGAAAGAGGACCCACTGGGCAAAGTGAACTAACATCTCCATGTGCCTGTCTGCTGGGTTCAAGTCATGTCATAGATCCAGAACTGGAGGCTGCTGACATGCCTATCCTTTTTTCCTTAAGCTTTCTGAAAATCAGTTGTGTTTATTAAGTACTTCTCACCAGGTCACAGACCCTCAAGTTAGTCTGTGCAGAATTCTAGGTCAAAGTCTAGAGTTCCTACTACTCTCCatccctaaaaaaacaaaaaacaaaaaacaaaaaacaaaaaacaaacaaacaaaaaaaaaacctgtgacaTGGGTTTAAGGAAAATTGCATGGTTTCGTTTCAGCTCCTATACTGAAAATGATTTAACTATGTGATTTCGCTTGAATCTAATGTGGGAACtgcaattgtgtgtgtgcgtgcgcgtgtgtgtgcttgtgtgtggagaTAGAGAATGTGATTATATACGAATGCTATCCTGCTCACATCCACCCATAGGACCTTTAATTTATTGGGTGTTCGTGCGTTTCTTACCTTCTCTAGTTGTCCGTCATCGTCTCCCATGAAGTAGAGCATGGGCACGTTAAACTGAGAGGCTGCAATCCATTGCAGAACAGCCTGCAGCTGCTTCTGCAAGTTGCTTGTAGAGCACTGATTGTTGACGATAACTTCAGGGCCAGGAGCATCGTGATACTGTGACATTGCACCTTCACGGCCACATCTAGGGCCAccagctgcttgttcttccagCTCGGCCAGGGCTGCTCCGTTGTTGCTGTACTTAGCCATGATCAGGCACAGTTTCATCACGGATTCTACCAGTTGGTCTATAAACTGGCGGTTCATTTGCTTCATCCCACTGATGAAGTCCATCTCTGGATTGTCTGGGCATTGCTCTTCAAGTCTCTTGGGCATGGAAACTGCTTTGCTTGATCTAGGATCACAACGCTTATTCTCACCTTCAGATAGCTCATCACAGCTGAAAGAGCTCTCGCTAAGAAGTTTCTGAATCAGTGACAGAACCATGTTTGACATATCcagcttctgggaatccagttgaCTTTCCTTCGAACATGTGGATGGTCCAGGAGCTCCACAGCTTTCAAAATGCTTCATTGAGAGTGACTTAGTACTTTGGCCACCTCCACACTTCTCGTATTGTGTACTTTGGGACATATATCCCATGGAGGAACCAGGGCACTCCTCTTCACATACATCTTTGCCCTTCGCTTGTTGGGTCAGATGGTATTGAATCAGCATAAGGGCAGAGACAATCAGATCTTTGGCCAGTGAATCTGTGGAAGGACtgatcttttctctcttctcatctTTACTGGTACATACTTTGTTAGCCACCCTGCCTTGGTTTCCTTGCTTCTGGTTCCACATAGTGAGGCTCTCTTTGAGGATATGTTCGCTGACTTTCTCAGCACTTGTCAGTGACTTGCTGCATGCATCTGTTTTCCCTTTGcatttatcttttcctttcatCTCAGCTTTCATAGCTGAGAATTCAAGGCTCTGATTCTTGCTCTTCGGATCATGAGTTCCGGCTTTCAAGGTTGCATATGCCAGACTCTGAGACTTAGTCTCTTTCTTCTCACCAAGAAGAGCACTGACCAGACGTTTTAACATGGCCTCCATGATGTCCGCTGCATTTTGTTTTCCGTGATTGAAAAGATTTCTCTTGACAGCAGAAACAAAGTCTGAGTCTGTCATCAGGACTCCTGTTATGTTATGCAAGTTCTTCATGCATGAATCAATCAGATCAGACACAATTTCTTTGGTGTGCTTTAATAGTACTCTCTTCAGGACCACACAAGCTGGAATTGGCTTGCCACAGCTGTGCACTTTCAAAGTTTTCATAACCGAGACCATCATGTCGGATGCCACCTGATTTGCATAAACCATAAGCCCCTTGCTGATGGAATCTGCAAATTCTTTGCTATCTTTTGGGCACATCTGCTTCTCTCCACACTTGTTCTTGTTAGATAATTCACTATACAGAAAGGTTTTCCTGCCATCCCTGCATTCTTCTCCATTGCCGCGCATTTCTGCTGAGGTCAGTTCTACAGCTTCATGGGCCATCTCAGAAGCAATCTTGCTGACAGCACTTCGGGGGCTGgttttccccttttctcctgtgGATGTATACATTGAATGATGGAGGCATTTGCTTCCGCCTTCCAATTTGTCCTTGATTTCCTTTCGGGCCATTTGAATTACCAGAGAAGACAATCGGTTGACATAGAAGGAAAGATCATCCATAGAGCATTCTCCATCCGGGGTGGCAACTGACCTCTGATTGCTGGGAGATTTGGCTGCAGCATTTGAGGGACTTTGGTTATTGTTGGTATTTTTGGATGCTGCCATTTCTAGGCGTAGGCTTTGAGGTCCTTTGTTCAAATAATCCATGTTTAGTTGATCAGCGTACACACTGTAGCAGTTTTCAGAAGGTATTTTGTGATAGTCACCCTCTAGGTCTCCCACTTTATGTTTACAGCTAGAGGCTGAGGGGCTTAAGGCATGTTGGAAACCCAAGGCATACTTCTGGAGATCGTTGAGTAGCCAATTGAGGACACTTATGGGGTCAGAGGGAGCTTGTTTGAAAAGACATACAGATCCCTCCGTCTAGAAAAAGAAGAATACCTCTCCATAAGTGTTTGAAGAGTTTGGGTAGgcccttttattttcttatttgcatTTGTACATACTAGTGAATGGAAAAATATACTTGTATGTGTCAGTATGTCTAAATATGTAAAGAAGTCACTGTCAATTTGTTTTCCACATGTGGGTACATTACTACAACTGCATGTCTTTGTATGTGTTAACTCTATATGTAAAGGTCAGTCAGTATATTTATCAATGCATGTACATGTTTATAAGTATGACATGTAGCTAGTCATGTGTATGTCTTTGCTTATATAAATTActttaaatgcatatatatatgcatatggatATATGGATAGAGAACCTTTTTCAACAGCTTGTGTATGTAATCTCTTAGGTACTCAAATTCTTGATTGTTATGTGTTTTCTCTGTTCCATATCTTTATTCTGTACTGAATGGTGGGCAATATGAAACACATGAGCACAGTATAAGCAAGCAAGGTTGATACTAAGTGTACATCTTTCTTAGAACAAGGATAGCAAGGTTCTGTTTGGAGTAGATACTTCCAAGTCAAAGGGGGTATCCTGAACCTTTGTGATTAATGAACACCATTTAAAAATACCTCATGTGGAACTTACCATGACCCTAAACATAGTCCTCTGTTTCTAGATGTCATGTGTTCCAGGTTAGTGAACCTACTGGACAACCATTTCCTTACTTTCTCTGACCCAGAGTCTTCAGACTTAATATTGAGCCCTAGAAATTAGAATGATAGAACCTTAGAGGCTAAGTCCACCTTAGACTGGTCTTGCTTTTCAGTGTCCTTGATCACAATAATCTCTTTTTCTTCCAGATTCTCCAGATTTAATTCGCCTTCAGATCTGGAACCAGCAGCACCCTGTGGAATTAAAGGGTGAGATTTTTATTGAAAAGTTGACTTTGA encodes:
- the Akap4 gene encoding A-kinase anchor protein 4 codes for the protein MIAYCGTAKMSDDIDWLHSRRGVCKVDLYSPKGQQDQDEKWGESEEGQSESDVSQLDREEEPICFVDVSTLNVEDKDSKGAAGSRSEGELNLENLEEKEIIVIKDTEKQDQSKTEGSVCLFKQAPSDPISVLNWLLNDLQKYALGFQHALSPSASSCKHKVGDLEGDYHKIPSENCYSVYADQLNMDYLNKGPQSLRLEMAASKNTNNNQSPSNAAAKSPSNQRSVATPDGECSMDDLSFYVNRLSSLVIQMARKEIKDKLEGGSKCLHHSMYTSTGEKGKTSPRSAVSKIASEMAHEAVELTSAEMRGNGEECRDGRKTFLYSELSNKNKCGEKQMCPKDSKEFADSISKGLMVYANQVASDMMVSVMKTLKVHSCGKPIPACVVLKRVLLKHTKEIVSDLIDSCMKNLHNITGVLMTDSDFVSAVKRNLFNHGKQNAADIMEAMLKRLVSALLGEKKETKSQSLAYATLKAGTHDPKSKNQSLEFSAMKAEMKGKDKCKGKTDACSKSLTSAEKVSEHILKESLTMWNQKQGNQGRVANKVCTSKDEKREKISPSTDSLAKDLIVSALMLIQYHLTQQAKGKDVCEEECPGSSMGYMSQSTQYEKCGGGQSTKSLSMKHFESCGAPGPSTCSKESQLDSQKLDMSNMVLSLIQKLLSESSFSCDELSEGENKRCDPRSSKAVSMPKRLEEQCPDNPEMDFISGMKQMNRQFIDQLVESVMKLCLIMAKYSNNGAALAELEEQAAGGPRCGREGAMSQYHDAPGPEVIVNNQCSTSNLQKQLQAVLQWIAASQFNVPMLYFMGDDDGQLEKLPEVSAKAAEKGYSVGDLLQEVMKFAKERQLDEAVGNMARKQLLDWLLVNL